aaaaaacacttaaatataGACAAAGTTATTCTTTGTgtgttaaaatttagttaaactATTGCTGAGATTGTTCCACtcaaaactattttcatttataaattacagatAGTGTGAGCATGTGGCATcatcttaattaaataaataactacttTTATTCAGTcatcaaatttcaaatgatacaatttatttgtttgtttaatattaggaCTGAAAAACTGGAGAGTGAAATGattctaaaaactaaaaatatgcgTATGAAAGAACAAAATAGATACAAATCAAATTACAAGTACTGTTTGATTCGAATTAAATTTCCAGACTGTTTGATTTTACAGGTAAACTTGCATTGTTTAGAATTGTAATTGCCATTGTtatgatgttttaattttttaattagggaACGTTTGGTGTCAATGAGCATTTGTCTGATGTACTGGAATTTGTTAAAGAAAGTGTATTTGACGAACAGCGACCATTCAAGCTGAGACTGTCCAGTGGAAGTACTTTTGATAATGAGCACGAAAATATGACTTTAAGCGAATTGAACTTGGTGCCTACCACTGTTTTACTCTTCACTAATGATCCACCTGAAAATAATGAGGAACATCCTTATTTAAAAGACGAGCTCATGGCATTGGTGCAGTAactgcataaatattaaatatattttattttcaaatcaattgtgataaattttaataaccaatTTAATTGTGTATTGTTTACTTACTATACTTGGGTACAATCAatggatatatttaattagtttcttTTTgactttgttaaaaaattaaaaaatttatttcataatttatgataaataaaaaagatatgtattacttaaaatgtaacattactttttttgttaatttctaGTGCTTAATCTCTACCAGTCACATATCCTTAACACACCTTAtagacattattattgatgttttgaaccttttaataaagtaaacactaaatattatatttcttattttcaaattgtattaaatttttgtttgaaattaagtattatgtacctgtatgttacaatttattttcaaagtgTACTcagcaattattaaaatatattattgtaacatcatgtattattatggtaaaataaattaacaatttatgaaagttttcaaatatttttcaactttaaatatatatattgaatggatgtgagaaatataaaaataaaaatacagctTATTACCTAATTTGTATtactaaacttaaatatacctGTAATGAAACTTGTaccagtaatatttttaatagtaactattattattattgataatacacACCATTAAACACTGGCTTAGTGGAAATGGTcaagttgaaaatttaacatatcttAACTGTTAGTGTTACATCATAAATTCAAaagatatagtatataatattcatcattCAAGGATCTTTCAATATGTTGGTGAAATCTTTTCTTATTAGGTCCGTTTGTTGCACACAGTCAGTATATTTAGTCTGACAATCGTCTATTAACATTGTTATCCTTTCTGATAGTTGATCGAACCGTTGTTTATTAAACTTTCCTTGATTGAACAATACTTCATTAGTTTCTTCCAAACCCATAATTTGTAAATCAAGTTGATGCAAAGACTCTTCTAATTCTATTATTTCCATAGaactattatctatataatattttctaaaaataacaacaatttctcataaaatatatcaaatgtgaccaaacttaataataagtaagtattaaggcataaaataatatactttgctTCTTCctcatttaatgaattttttttactaaacaatTCAGATAGATTTTCTTCCTCaataatttgttcaaaatgCTTGCTCATCAGGTTActgatttgagattttaatgtagTCAATAAATTTGTCACATtccttttactttttaaaaatgatatatcgcccattatgtttttaaactcttctggactaaaaataaaaaattaaaattaaaatgttttatagtttatgtagttatctacataaataatcatgtcagtataatattaaattatagaaattgtatttaaattacccAACACAATCACTAATTTCTTCAAATGTCTTGTTGACAGCTTCGAGAAATTTTGTATACCTGGGTGGATCCTTGGACACTATTTCCTTAAACGCTACACTTATATTCATATGATCAGATGACAATGGATGAATGTTGAAGTTTTGTACTTCATTTTGTGGTTCGTCGGTGACCATTGGTTGGTATACAGCTTTATTATCCATTCTAATATTTTCTGACAaacaattatgatatattgtaaCAGTATTGTGagcataaaatgtgtatattgataataataattgtgttacatgtataaatatataatgtaagttttgaatgataaacaatatatcAGATGGTTATCTAGTCATAAGtaggttaaattaaattgatgttGATCAAAGTCattcatagaaatatttaGACATATAGTTgtacaacttaaaaaaaaaaaggttggtCGGCTTAAATGGTTAGGACTTAAGCTTTCTTTAACTGATGGTTGGAAACCGATAATATCACATGCTTACATTCATATTAAACTTCAATTTATTCATGGATActttgtttaaaatcaaaattaaaatcacgCGAATTAAACAAACGAAATTccagaaaaataaacattacattttttgaaatattaacagATTATGAACTCACTTTAGTAATCAGTAGTTCGATGACTCACTGCTGTTGCCAGAACTTAAGATATTAGACGTTGCTCCGGTTACTTAATAGCTACAACTATAACTTTTGGTCGTAGCTCGAAACTCGTAACtttgtaagtaaaaaatacaaaaatattaaagaactcacaagtaataataacaactaagATAAAAAAACGTTCGAAATTTGAATCCTTATCACGAAAAGGACGTACACAATGTTTTCGCCacggaattattatttattatcaataaaatttgttatcgttgttaattgataataaaccattgattaaataaataatatgtccatGTCTATTATGTTACATTCACGGGCTACTACACGTTTGTTACTTTGTTAGTTCATTACGAAATAATCTACGAACTTACATGATTTATATACCACGTTATAAGACATCGTtaagtatatacttaaaagttaatcCTGATGTAtgcatgataaaataaacatttcatcatacatttataaagttaCTAACCGTAATATCGTctacaatctaaaaaaaaatatcaatatatatttttattgctaaaTTTAGCCATGATAATATGGTATGCACATAGCATGAATAGGGGTGACTTGGGGgacgtttgaaaataaatgatgTAGGTAGGTTTACAAAtggtatagtatagtatattgttgatattttgttgttgtattGATGTGTACTTGTAGgctattaaaatgtgttataatgTGTTATGATTGAATAAAGTACGTGACGTTTATGTTTCAATTTCcatcatattatttgcataaggttttttttagttagCCCCCTAGAAATCTCAATGGATTTCCGCCTATAGGTATGCAAAATTTTTAACTCCAATTATATCCACGATTTACGATATCgatatatcttaatttaaaaataagctttgatatatttatatatcttaaattgtgattgtactttaattaattttgtaaatcgtAGCAACACTGATCAAAAGACTCGTGACCAACGTAGATAAGACTGTGAAGAGTTCAAAGTAGAAGAAATTAGTAGTTGTAGTTATAGTGTCTTAGTTATTCActtaacacaattttattaattaatgtaatctAGTTATAAAGATTTCATGTTTACTGTTATTTtcattcaatacatttttcattgtattatttgattaattttcctTAAATTCGggacatatttaatataataagtaattattgctatttaataataatttcttggTTTCTATTCAATCAACAGTAAGttgtattaactaattaaaaaaattaattttaataagtattcgGAGCTTCGACCACACCCTTTttctaatcataatatttacgacTTTATTACCTTATATCTGTTACATGTTTTTGACTGAGCAAagctattttataatgatgttttttcTCTATCATTGACTTAtagaattgtaaaaatgtttctattttAACTGAGAGTTTAAGGATGGTTtcttgtaaacaattttatattagggAACTTTGGAgggttaaaagtaaaattccCAGTacgtttcaaaatattaaaataattaggcaaaacaaaaaaaaattggaagaacaaaaattttttactCAAACCTAaccaatttttgacaaaatcaattgtttttcTAAGTGGGTAACTAATAAACGGATATccatagataattatataggtattttacttattgtttattttagcattttctttacatgatataatttaaaatatattttttatattttaaatctatttatagaaatttaaaatttctgattctgaaaaaaaaaaataaacagtcaAAAACCTTGACGATTTATTGAAAGGTTTCTCATAAGttgttattatacctatttaaaatttcaaaattacatggtcttttttttagaagtattttaagttgtacttgacaaaatttgtaaaaattaccaaaatcacttaaattattttgtagttaagaatttaaaaatttttagaacTAAGGCTTGGATATGTAATACAATGTTtctcataaatatttcatgctataactaaaaaatctaaaaatataatgttaacacaatttttttatacatatttaaagttcaaatttggacaaaattagatatttaaacgaaaaataatgtttttacaaattctttttcacattaattattaattaatgagtgctttacattttttctcaaatagtgacattgtttataatattatatctcaaTTTTATTCTAGATTATTTCAATACAAGTATCATGGgaggtaaatttaaattttcaattgatcGAGGTGGTACTTTTACAGACATTTATGCTAAATGTCCAAATGGAAAAGTTCATGTTATGAAACTTTTATCAGTTGATCCAATCAATTATTCAGATGCCCCGCGTGAAGGCATAAGGAGAATATTAGaaacagtaaaaatttttactgcaaaaaaaaaccaactatcttaaaaaaatgtttttatttttctaggaAACTGGAAAAAGTATGCCACAAAGTGAGCCAATTGATAGTAGTTATATAGAATGGATACGGATGGGTACAACTGTTGCAACAAATGCTCTTCTAGAACGAAAAGGTGAACGTATGGCTTTGTTGATAACTCGTGGTTTCAAAGACTTATTACATATTGGCAATCAAGCTCgtccaaaaatatttgatttagtaAGATctctaaaataatgataaattatatttgtgccTACTGTTTCTAGTACCTAATATGgctaatttacttatttatatattttaggaaaTTGTAACACCAGATGTATTATATGAAGAAGTTATGGAAATAGATTGcagagtaattaatttaaattgtgaaaAATGTGATCAACCAACTCCAATTTGGAAAGATAAGCCAATTGTCCGAGGTGTCACTGGTGAagatatactaattttaaaacaaatagatGAAACTTCACTAAAAAatgacttaattttattaagatcTAAAGGAATTAATAGTATTGCTGTTGCTCTAATGCATTCTTACacgtaaatacaatttatatctttttttatttttttagtacaaagtaggttattatttcttgttttcctatgttaatacataaattaacctaagattgttttgtataaaagttaataataatattaacttttattttaatatataaatatttttgtttttaatttatatgcagTTATAATGAACATGAGCGTACTGTTGGTAGAATAGCTAAAGAAGTTGGTTTTGAACATGTATCTTTATCCCATGAAGTAATGCCTATGGTAAAAATTGTACCACGAGGGTATACAGCTTGTGCAGATGCTTATTTGACtccacatataaaaaaatatattgaagtaaattaacgacatattgtattatatgtattcaaattaatagaattaaaataatttcatatttaggGATTTGCTTcaggatttaaaaataacttaaaagatgttaatatattatttatgcaaagTGATGGTGGACTAACGCCAATGAacaggtaaaaaatataaattttatgattttatgtgtCAAGTGCTGcatgtaaaaacaattatttttgaaaacttgtTTAGTTTCAATGGTTCAAGAGCTATTTTATCTGGTCCAGCGGGTGGTGTGGTTGGATACACAGCAACTACTCCTTATAAGCCTGTTATAGGCTTTGACATGGGTGGTACATCAACTGATGTTAGTCGCTATGATGGAACATTTGAGCATGTTTTTGAATCAATAACTGCTGGTGTTACAATTCAAGCTCctcaagtaaaaaatattattcatacattaaatatagtatattttatccaaaatattttatttaaatattttttttgtgttttagcTAGATATAAATACTGTTGCAGCTGGTGGCGGTAgcagattattttttagatcaggattatttattgttggacCCGAAAGTGCTGGGGCTCATCCAGGACCAACATGTTATAGAAAAGGAGGTCCATTAACTGTTACTGATGCTAATCTAGTTCTTGGTAGACTATTACCTGAATACTTTCCTTCAATATTTGGTAAAACTGAAAACATGCCATTAAATAAAGAAGCATCCTTAAAAGAATTTGAAGCCTTGACTaatgaagtataaaattatgaattaatctAAGTTGGAAAATTGTtctctacatattatattgtaatatctgGATACAGGTTAACAACTTTGTAAGACTTCAATCTGGAAGTTCAAATCTAATGACCCTTGAAGAAGTTGCAATGGGATTCATAAGAGTTGCAAATGAATCAATGTGTCGTCCAATTAGAGCTCTAACTCAggtgaatttaaattgaataatgttattgttgtatatcgattttatactttatatacttCTTATCAGGCAAGAGGATATGATACTAGACAGCATACACTAGCTTGTTTTGGAGGAGCTGGTGGACAGCATGCTTGTGCTATTGCACGTTCCTTAGGAATTGGTCGTGttgttattcataaatatgctGGCATTCTGTCTGCCTATGGTATGGCATGTGCTGATGTTGTTCATGAGGTTCAAGAGCCTTGTGCATTAACATATGACATTGGTAAGAAGTTTGTCTAGCTTAAATCTATAGCAGGAATGGCAAACCTCTATGTACTTGCATGTCATaaaatttgattgtttttttttttaaatttaaaatatgcatacatcCATGATTTGAATgataaaaaacagtaaaatattacattataaaacaatttaaatatattaaacatttaaagtataaatggcACAAAAGTATGTTGAATGAATTCAATGGTTTTTTTATGACTGTTTTTATAgcaaacgatatttttttgatcattTGAGCGTGAcactaactttattttaaaaaaattatgcagaCAGCTCACTTTgtgagttaaaattatttaattttagtaaattctatgtaaaaattaattttcataaataaaattaaatgtaagatataaatatgtatattagtagctcaacttataatattttactgttttaggtatttaattaattaataacaattattattattattagaaaactttgaatatttaaacgaaCGAATCATTATGTTGAgttcaaaatgtattgatgAACTTAAAAAACAAGGATTCTCAGATAATCAACTACACACTGaaccatttttacatttaagatATGAAGGTACAGATTGTGCTCTTATGTGTTCAGCCAGTTATGATGGCACAGTTAATTCCAGCTTAGTTCATGgagattttttaaatggatttCTTACAAGGTTTATATGctgttttctaatatttattatttatagttatttaaatttgaaatatgttgTAGATACCAAAAAGAATTTGGATTCATACTATCTGGgcgtaaaatatatgttgatGATATACGTATAAGAGGCATTGGTAaaacattgttaaatattgacaACGAAGAAGTTAAAACTGATGAACCTCCACAAATTGAATCAGTAAGAATTTTTTAAGGCTTTAAAtgcctttaaataaaaaattttattaatattaactttatgtTTTAggtcaaacaaatatattttgaaaacatggGTTATAtcgattgtaatatttatctatttagcaAGCTAAATATAGGGCATTTAATAAATGGCCCAGCAGTAATAATGGACAAATTGAGTACAATATTAGTCGAGCCTAAGTGCAAAGCCATAATAAG
This sequence is a window from Rhopalosiphum maidis isolate BTI-1 chromosome 1, ASM367621v3, whole genome shotgun sequence. Protein-coding genes within it:
- the LOC113555926 gene encoding uncharacterized protein LOC113555926, with translation MDNKAVYQPMVTDEPQNEVQNFNIHPLSSDHMNISVAFKEIVSKDPPRYTKFLEAVNKTFEEISDCVGPEEFKNIMGDISFLKSKRNVTNLLTTLKSQISNLMSKHFEQIIEEENLSELFSKKNSLNEEEAKKYYIDNSSMEIIELEESLHQLDLQIMGLEETNEVLFNQGKFNKQRFDQLSERITMLIDDCQTKYTDCVQQTDLIRKDFTNILKDP
- the LOC113555925 gene encoding 5-oxoprolinase-like — protein: MGGKFKFSIDRGGTFTDIYAKCPNGKVHVMKLLSVDPINYSDAPREGIRRILETETGKSMPQSEPIDSSYIEWIRMGTTVATNALLERKGERMALLITRGFKDLLHIGNQARPKIFDLEIVTPDVLYEEVMEIDCRVINLNCEKCDQPTPIWKDKPIVRGVTGEDILILKQIDETSLKNDLILLRSKGINSIAVALMHSYTYNEHERTVGRIAKEVGFEHVSLSHEVMPMVKIVPRGYTACADAYLTPHIKKYIEGFASGFKNNLKDVNILFMQSDGGLTPMNSFNGSRAILSGPAGGVVGYTATTPYKPVIGFDMGGTSTDVSRYDGTFEHVFESITAGVTIQAPQLDINTVAAGGGSRLFFRSGLFIVGPESAGAHPGPTCYRKGGPLTVTDANLVLGRLLPEYFPSIFGKTENMPLNKEASLKEFEALTNEVNNFVRLQSGSSNLMTLEEVAMGFIRVANESMCRPIRALTQARGYDTRQHTLACFGGAGGQHACAIARSLGIGRVVIHKYAGILSAYGMACADVVHEVQEPCALTYDIENFEYLNERIIMLSSKCIDELKKQGFSDNQLHTEPFLHLRYEGTDCALMCSASYDGTVNSSLVHGDFLNGFLTRYQKEFGFILSGRKIYVDDIRIRGIGKTLLNIDNEEVKTDEPPQIESVKQIYFENMGYIDCNIYLFSKLNIGHLINGPAVIMDKLSTILVEPKCKAIISKSGDIEIEVNCDELTKIGIELEPIQLSIFSHRFMSIAEQMGRILQRTSISTNIKERLDFSCALFGPDGGLVSNAPHIPVHLGAMQEAVQYQIKSIGNEIKEGDVILSNHPKAGGSHLPDLTVITPVFYPGQLKPVFYAASRGHHADIGGITPGSMPPHSKSLSEEGAQFKSFFLVRSGRFCEKEVTDALMAPALLPGSSGTRNLKDNLSDLKAQIAANQKGIYLVTELINSYGLDVVQAYMDHIQKNAEISVRDMLKNIGNANYSACGLKTLESVDYLDDGSTIKLSVQINVQNGEAIFDFSGTSYEVWGNCNAPKAITLSALIYCLRSMIGYDIPLNQGCLKPITAIIPSGTILDPSENAAVVGGNVLTSQRVVDVVLKAFGAAADSQGCMNNITFGQDDWGYYETVAGGAGAGPTWIGRSGVHTHMTNTRITDPEILEKRYPVFLTTFTLRENSGGTGKYHGGDGVVRELQFRSPVTLSILTERRSFAPNGIKGGENGKKGENLLKKHDGRKIRLGAKTAVNIDPGDTFLLLTPGGGGYGSSSDDNNTVTTVKKPICCSTLERGSGYNYRMLQESV